A single window of Paenibacillus sp. SYP-B4298 DNA harbors:
- a CDS encoding beta-galactosidase, which translates to MASSISMKELTLGVCYYPEHWPEELWADDFRRMREMNLSVIRLAEFSWAMLEPVEGQFDFRFFQRVMDLAYQYGLQVILGTPTATPPAWLTHRYPEVLNASREGVLYRHGMRRHYNYSSPKYRELCARIVRNMVEAYKDHPAVIGWQIDNELNCEINEFYAEADHQAFRQWLQARYGTLDQLNKAWGTVFWSQTYTDWEQVHLTRPMVSASPNPHLALDEKRFISDNAISFAKLQADIIRELAPQHWVTTNGTFGHLDSHKLTDELLDFFSYDSYPQFATLSSGTEENPLGDRAWSMNLSNVRSISPNFCVMEQQSGPGGWVDRIEMGTPRPGQIRLWSYQSVLHGTDLLVYFRWRTATMGTEIYWHGINDYHNRPNRRVREVAQVGEELARVGSLLAGTVYQAEVALMQSYDNMWDGELDRWHGPLQWQSMRSWYKQLQYRHIPADVITLREKTTIEELLRYKVIIYPHSAIMTDETAKLLTQYVQRGGTLLFGARTGYKDIHGQCYMRPFPGPVAELCGITVEDFTLVKGSVRAAELQWEGSRSQLPACTAAVGFNEVLQVEDAAVEVMARYASEYYRGKPALTRRTEGQGSVWYYGAAYSEPIVDAIIDELDLTAPFADWLEVPANVEAGIRSADGRSYLFLLNYSEQPAQLVLKKPAVDLLSGVKLDGTLELPGYDVLVIEV; encoded by the coding sequence ATGGCAAGCTCGATTTCAATGAAAGAGTTGACCTTAGGCGTATGCTACTACCCGGAGCATTGGCCCGAGGAGCTATGGGCGGATGATTTCCGGCGAATGAGAGAGATGAATCTATCGGTCATTCGGCTCGCGGAGTTTTCCTGGGCGATGCTGGAGCCGGTGGAGGGGCAATTCGATTTCCGATTTTTCCAGCGCGTGATGGATTTGGCGTATCAATATGGCTTGCAGGTTATCCTGGGAACGCCGACTGCGACACCTCCTGCCTGGCTTACGCATCGATATCCCGAGGTGCTCAATGCGAGCAGAGAGGGCGTCTTGTATCGGCATGGCATGCGCCGCCATTACAACTACAGCAGTCCCAAGTACAGGGAGCTGTGCGCGCGCATCGTCCGAAATATGGTGGAGGCGTATAAGGATCACCCAGCGGTGATTGGCTGGCAGATTGACAACGAGCTCAACTGTGAGATCAATGAGTTCTATGCCGAGGCGGATCATCAGGCGTTCCGGCAATGGCTCCAGGCTCGCTATGGCACGCTGGATCAGTTGAATAAAGCGTGGGGCACCGTATTCTGGAGCCAGACCTATACGGACTGGGAGCAGGTGCATCTGACACGACCGATGGTCAGCGCGTCGCCCAACCCACATCTGGCGCTGGATGAGAAGCGGTTCATCTCCGATAATGCGATCTCCTTCGCCAAGCTGCAAGCGGATATTATCCGTGAGCTCGCGCCACAGCATTGGGTGACGACGAATGGCACCTTCGGACATCTGGACAGCCATAAGCTGACGGACGAGCTGCTGGATTTCTTCTCCTATGATTCTTACCCGCAGTTTGCTACGCTCTCGTCCGGGACGGAGGAGAATCCGCTTGGCGACCGCGCCTGGAGCATGAATCTGTCCAATGTTCGCTCGATATCTCCGAATTTTTGCGTCATGGAGCAGCAATCGGGGCCGGGGGGCTGGGTTGACCGGATCGAGATGGGCACCCCAAGGCCGGGACAGATTCGGCTATGGTCCTATCAGTCCGTGCTGCACGGCACGGATCTGCTGGTCTACTTCCGCTGGCGCACGGCGACGATGGGGACGGAGATTTATTGGCATGGGATTAACGATTACCATAATCGGCCCAACAGGCGAGTGCGCGAGGTCGCGCAGGTCGGGGAGGAGTTGGCCAGAGTCGGCTCGCTGCTTGCGGGAACCGTCTACCAGGCGGAGGTAGCGCTCATGCAGAGCTATGACAACATGTGGGATGGAGAGCTGGACAGATGGCATGGCCCGCTCCAGTGGCAGAGCATGCGCTCATGGTACAAGCAGCTCCAGTATCGGCACATCCCAGCGGATGTCATCACTCTGCGGGAGAAGACGACGATTGAGGAGCTGCTGCGGTACAAGGTCATCATCTACCCTCACTCGGCGATTATGACCGATGAAACCGCGAAGCTGCTGACTCAGTATGTGCAGCGCGGCGGCACCTTGTTGTTCGGCGCACGTACCGGCTACAAGGACATCCATGGCCAATGCTACATGCGGCCCTTCCCTGGGCCTGTAGCTGAATTATGCGGCATTACAGTGGAAGACTTCACGCTCGTCAAGGGGAGTGTGCGCGCTGCGGAGCTGCAATGGGAGGGCAGTCGCAGTCAACTGCCAGCTTGTACTGCTGCTGTAGGATTCAATGAGGTGCTGCAGGTGGAGGACGCTGCTGTTGAGGTGATGGCACGCTATGCGTCAGAGTATTACCGCGGCAAGCCTGCGCTTACGAGGCGGACAGAAGGGCAAGGGTCAGTGTGGTACTATGGCGCAGCGTATAGCGAGCCGATCGTGGATGCGATCATCGATGAGCTGGACTTGACCGCACCGTTCGCCGACTGGCTGGAGGTGCCTGCTAACGTCGAGGCGGGCATTCGCTCAGCGGACGGTCGCTCGTACCTGTTCTTGTTGAATTATTCGGAGCAGCCTGCGCAGTTGGTGCTGAAAAAGCCGGCAGTCGATCTGCTGAGTGGAGTGAAGCTGGACGGGACGTTGGAGCTGCCTGGGTATGATGTGCTCGTAATAGAGGTATAA
- a CDS encoding response regulator transcription factor, translating to MHTIMLVEDDPKLAALLLSYLERYGYRVRAADDFGAILRQFEEIQPDMVLLDINLPRFDGYYWCRQIRTLSTCPILFISARAGEMDQVMALENGGDDYITKPFHYEVVMAKIRSLLRRAYGEYAARPQERICELEGLLLYPERLELELDGSRAALTKKEADIIELLMMHAPRYASRDEILEKLWDDQSYVDENTLNVNIARVRRKLLELGIHDGVETLRGTGYRLVPSWRELER from the coding sequence ATGCACACGATTATGCTTGTTGAGGACGATCCCAAATTGGCAGCGTTGCTGCTTTCTTATTTGGAGCGATACGGTTATAGGGTACGCGCGGCGGATGATTTCGGTGCAATCCTCAGACAGTTCGAGGAGATTCAGCCAGATATGGTGCTGCTCGATATTAACCTGCCGCGCTTCGATGGCTATTACTGGTGCCGACAGATTCGCACACTGTCCACCTGTCCGATTCTGTTCATCTCAGCCCGTGCAGGGGAGATGGATCAGGTCATGGCGCTGGAGAATGGTGGAGATGATTATATTACGAAGCCATTTCATTACGAGGTTGTGATGGCCAAAATTCGCAGCCTGCTTCGTCGGGCTTATGGCGAATATGCTGCCAGGCCGCAGGAGCGGATCTGTGAGCTGGAAGGACTGCTCTTGTATCCCGAGCGTCTTGAGCTGGAATTGGACGGCAGCCGCGCTGCGCTTACGAAGAAGGAGGCGGATATTATCGAGCTGCTGATGATGCATGCGCCCCGGTACGCCAGCCGGGACGAAATTCTGGAGAAGCTATGGGATGATCAAAGCTATGTGGACGAGAATACGCTCAATGTCAACATCGCCCGCGTGCGCCGCAAGCTGCTGGAGCTGGGTATTCACGATGGCGTGGAGACGCTGCGCGGTACAGGCTACCGACTCGTGCCTTCATGGCGGGAGCTGGAGCGATGA
- a CDS encoding CBS domain-containing protein, translating into MDLVKLHAPITGEQLAELLGVSRPTLRSDLSLLVMLGWLDAKPKVGYFLGTAYRQDNVALESFKTQLVREVQGLPVNIADTISVHDAVVTLFMEDADTLIVVNDQKRFVGIVTPKDLLKVTLGNPNAPVIPVSMVMTRYPNIVTVSPDDPVTEAIRKMIVHQLDCLPVIVGGAGEGAPEVVGSVSKTNVVHLLKDLVTASE; encoded by the coding sequence ATGGATCTGGTGAAGCTGCATGCGCCGATTACAGGCGAGCAATTGGCCGAGCTGCTTGGGGTGAGCAGGCCGACGCTGCGTTCCGATCTGTCCTTGCTCGTCATGCTGGGATGGCTGGACGCCAAGCCTAAGGTCGGTTATTTTCTTGGTACCGCATATCGGCAGGATAATGTGGCTCTGGAGAGCTTCAAGACCCAGCTTGTGCGCGAGGTGCAGGGGCTGCCGGTCAATATCGCCGATACGATCTCCGTTCATGATGCCGTGGTAACACTGTTCATGGAGGATGCGGATACATTGATTGTGGTTAACGACCAGAAGCGATTTGTCGGCATCGTGACACCGAAGGATCTGCTCAAGGTTACTCTGGGCAACCCGAATGCTCCGGTTATTCCCGTCAGCATGGTGATGACACGATACCCGAATATTGTTACCGTCTCGCCGGATGATCCGGTTACGGAAGCGATTCGCAAGATGATTGTGCATCAGCTCGACTGCCTGCCCGTCATTGTCGGGGGCGCTGGCGAGGGCGCGCCGGAGGTTGTCGGCTCAGTAAGTAAGACCAATGTCGTTCATTTGTTGAAGGATCTGGTCACGGCATCGGAATAG
- a CDS encoding globin domain-containing protein, with amino-acid sequence MTRPNTTIYEALGGEAVIRRLVQAFYPRVQAHPLLGPIFPEDINPVMEKQYMFLTQFFGGPQLYSDAHGHPMMRARHMPFPITEERADAWLSCMGAALLEIGIERELAEYVLERLSGPAYHFINTGSEVE; translated from the coding sequence ATGACACGTCCGAATACAACGATCTATGAGGCGCTTGGAGGAGAGGCGGTCATCCGCCGGCTGGTGCAGGCTTTTTATCCTAGGGTTCAGGCTCATCCGTTGCTGGGGCCTATATTTCCGGAAGACATCAACCCCGTGATGGAGAAGCAATATATGTTCTTGACCCAGTTCTTCGGCGGGCCGCAATTATACTCCGATGCACACGGTCACCCGATGATGCGCGCGCGTCATATGCCGTTCCCGATTACTGAGGAGCGTGCGGACGCCTGGCTGAGCTGTATGGGAGCCGCCCTCCTCGAGATTGGGATTGAGCGTGAGCTTGCTGAGTATGTGCTTGAGCGTCTTTCTGGCCCTGCCTATCATTTCATAAATACTGGAAGCGAGGTTGAGTAA
- a CDS encoding ABC transporter ATP-binding protein — protein sequence MLQVKQVSKVYGTKLAYRALNGLNLSVDEGEFVGIMGPSGSGKTTLLNLIATIDSPTSGEILINGNDPHKLGRNELARFRRRELGFVFQDFNLLHTLTVAENIVLPLTLDGANMSLMKERLTAVVRKLGIESIVDKRVYEISGGQAQRSAIARAIIHRPKLLLADEPTGNLDSKAARDVMQTLEAINKHDRTTMLLVTHDPVAASYCSRVVFIKDGKPFAEIHRGEQRQAFFQKIIDTLSLLGGDASDLSSVRLP from the coding sequence ATGCTGCAAGTAAAGCAGGTCAGCAAAGTATACGGAACCAAGCTGGCGTACCGGGCACTAAATGGATTGAATCTATCGGTGGATGAAGGAGAGTTCGTTGGCATCATGGGGCCTTCGGGCAGCGGCAAGACGACATTGCTTAATCTGATTGCGACCATTGATTCGCCTACATCGGGCGAGATTCTAATTAACGGGAACGACCCGCATAAGCTGGGACGCAATGAGCTGGCGCGCTTCCGGCGGCGGGAGCTGGGATTCGTATTCCAGGACTTCAATCTGCTCCATACGCTGACGGTAGCGGAGAATATTGTGCTGCCGCTGACGTTGGACGGAGCGAATATGAGCCTGATGAAGGAGCGGCTGACAGCAGTCGTCCGCAAGCTGGGGATCGAATCGATCGTCGATAAGCGCGTCTATGAAATATCCGGGGGGCAAGCGCAGCGGTCTGCCATCGCGCGGGCCATCATTCATCGTCCCAAGCTGCTGCTGGCGGATGAGCCGACTGGCAACCTCGATTCCAAGGCAGCACGCGATGTCATGCAGACGCTGGAGGCCATCAACAAGCATGATCGGACGACGATGCTGCTAGTGACGCATGACCCCGTAGCGGCCAGCTATTGCTCCCGAGTTGTCTTTATCAAGGATGGCAAGCCGTTCGCGGAGATTCATCGCGGTGAACAGCGGCAAGCCTTCTTCCAGAAAATTATCGATACGCTGTCGCTGCTGGGAGGTGATGCAAGTGACCTTTCGTCAGTTCGCCTTCCATAA
- a CDS encoding DUF2225 domain-containing protein has translation MEALDPLYTTHVRCACCETPFTTSRMRSSFKKSIHMDSDFCSYYKDDNNPDYYVVRVCPYCGFASTENSTSALTEGQKMSYLAKLGANWSPRDYSGKRTRQQAMECYKLALLCAQAIGDKERIISGLLQHIAWLYRYTGEKELEQRFLRFALDSYISVYENETGSLNNAKLMYLIGELHRRLDNPAEAVKWFSRVIHNKSITDGAMIQRSRQQWQLLRSQFDESELPETMQQHA, from the coding sequence ATGGAAGCATTAGACCCGCTTTATACGACACATGTCCGCTGTGCTTGCTGTGAAACACCATTTACAACCTCAAGGATGAGATCAAGCTTCAAGAAATCGATCCATATGGATAGCGATTTTTGTTCTTACTATAAGGATGACAACAACCCGGATTATTACGTAGTCAGAGTATGCCCGTATTGCGGCTTCGCCTCGACCGAGAACTCTACATCGGCGCTGACGGAGGGGCAGAAGATGAGCTATCTGGCCAAGCTGGGGGCGAACTGGTCGCCGCGCGACTACAGCGGCAAGCGGACACGCCAGCAGGCTATGGAATGCTACAAGCTGGCTCTGCTGTGCGCCCAGGCGATTGGCGATAAGGAACGGATTATTTCGGGTCTGCTGCAGCATATTGCCTGGCTGTACCGCTATACAGGGGAGAAAGAGCTGGAGCAGCGCTTTTTGCGGTTTGCGCTGGATTCGTACATTTCAGTGTATGAGAACGAGACGGGCTCGCTCAATAATGCGAAGCTGATGTATCTCATCGGGGAGCTGCACCGGAGGCTCGATAACCCGGCCGAGGCTGTGAAATGGTTCTCGCGAGTCATCCATAACAAATCGATTACGGATGGGGCCATGATTCAGCGTTCCCGGCAGCAATGGCAACTGCTGCGTTCGCAATTCGATGAGAGCGAGCTGCCGGAAACGATGCAGCAGCATGCCTGA
- a CDS encoding FtsX-like permease family protein, translating into MTFRQFAFHNVLRNKRLYAAFFFSSMFSVLVFFVYAVFAFHPALASESLNQSVSRGLHTAEAIIYIFAIFFVLYSMSSFLKSRQKEFGLLVMHGMSTLQLRLMIFIENLLIGLFSTLGGIALGLVFAKAILLSAENMLKLDQSLPFYWPKEAILLTLGAFVLLFGVISLFTVMLIRGKKIIELIKGSSIPKSEPRASIVLSLLAALLLGAGYVVALITKGVEVTIAFIPVTVVVIIGTYFLFTQLSVYAINSLKRRTRLFWRRTNMLTLSDLSYRMKDNARTFFIISIISTVAFTAIGTLICFGALMMRNIDEGQPFDMQYLSSEPQPSQEVEVIRSYLGTEAPDYKQFRIEIGYYGEGGAIIVMPLSSYNVLAEELGSTMYELTGDEAIAVRRNNAFISTGSITSLEAVGVHQGAVLKPVEETKSGVVPLYQTYYIVADDFFARLDKPQMMKSYYFWNLPRDADELKAGRELNEQLQQAGLKSYAFGAKAYDKDQMLRSYNVVLFIGLFIGVIFFVAAGSFLYFRLYQDLDDDKRKFAMIAKLGLTRGELSQVITRQMLLLFFAPVAVALIHGAVALTALQHMFMSSLVTEAALVLGSFLVIQVIYFLIARFYYIRSIRQAVQI; encoded by the coding sequence GTGACCTTTCGTCAGTTCGCCTTCCATAATGTACTGCGCAACAAGCGACTGTACGCCGCCTTCTTCTTCAGCAGCATGTTTTCGGTGCTTGTGTTTTTCGTCTATGCCGTGTTCGCCTTCCATCCGGCGCTGGCATCGGAAAGTCTGAATCAGTCGGTGTCCAGAGGTCTGCATACGGCTGAAGCAATCATCTATATCTTCGCGATCTTCTTCGTGTTGTATTCGATGAGCTCATTCTTGAAGTCTCGGCAGAAGGAGTTCGGGCTGCTGGTCATGCATGGCATGAGCACTCTACAGCTTAGGCTGATGATTTTCATCGAAAATCTGCTGATCGGCCTGTTCTCCACGCTGGGCGGCATCGCGCTGGGGCTGGTATTCGCCAAGGCCATTCTGCTGTCGGCGGAAAATATGCTCAAGCTGGATCAGAGCTTGCCGTTCTATTGGCCCAAGGAGGCGATCCTGCTTACCTTAGGCGCCTTCGTGCTGCTGTTTGGCGTCATTTCACTGTTCACCGTGATGCTGATTCGCGGGAAGAAGATCATTGAGCTCATTAAAGGCTCCAGTATTCCCAAGTCAGAACCGCGCGCTTCGATTGTGCTGTCCTTGCTGGCTGCATTGCTATTGGGTGCGGGCTACGTCGTTGCGTTGATAACCAAAGGAGTTGAAGTGACGATCGCCTTCATCCCGGTGACGGTCGTCGTCATTATCGGCACCTATTTTTTGTTCACACAGCTTAGCGTATACGCAATCAATAGCCTCAAGCGCAGAACACGCTTGTTCTGGCGGCGCACCAATATGCTGACTTTAAGCGACCTGTCTTATCGAATGAAGGATAATGCGCGCACCTTTTTCATCATTTCCATTATTTCTACCGTCGCCTTTACCGCAATCGGCACACTGATCTGCTTCGGAGCGCTGATGATGCGGAACATCGATGAAGGTCAGCCATTTGATATGCAATATCTGTCTTCAGAACCGCAGCCGTCGCAGGAGGTGGAGGTCATCCGCAGCTATCTGGGCACGGAGGCGCCGGATTACAAGCAATTCCGCATCGAGATCGGCTATTACGGCGAAGGAGGGGCTATTATCGTGATGCCGCTGTCCTCATATAATGTGCTTGCCGAGGAATTGGGCAGCACAATGTATGAGCTAACGGGCGATGAAGCCATTGCAGTCCGCCGCAACAATGCATTCATAAGCACAGGCAGCATCACTTCACTGGAAGCAGTAGGGGTGCATCAGGGGGCTGTCCTGAAGCCCGTGGAGGAAACGAAGAGCGGCGTCGTTCCGTTGTATCAGACCTACTATATTGTTGCTGATGACTTCTTCGCGCGATTGGATAAGCCGCAGATGATGAAGAGCTATTATTTCTGGAACCTTCCTCGTGATGCGGATGAGCTCAAGGCGGGGCGGGAGCTGAATGAACAGTTGCAACAGGCAGGATTGAAGAGTTATGCATTCGGAGCCAAGGCCTATGACAAAGACCAAATGCTGCGCAGCTATAATGTCGTTCTGTTCATTGGCTTGTTCATCGGTGTGATCTTCTTTGTTGCGGCAGGAAGCTTCCTTTATTTCAGGCTTTACCAGGATCTCGATGATGACAAGCGAAAATTCGCAATGATTGCCAAGCTGGGATTGACCAGAGGCGAGCTGTCTCAGGTCATTACGAGACAGATGCTGCTGCTCTTCTTCGCCCCTGTTGCTGTGGCGCTCATCCACGGCGCAGTTGCACTGACGGCGCTGCAGCATATGTTCATGTCATCGCTCGTTACCGAGGCAGCGCTAGTGCTCGGCAGCTTCCTGGTGATTCAGGTGATCTACTTCCTGATTGCCCGCTTCTATTACATCCGCAGCATCCGGCAGGCTGTCCAGATATAA
- a CDS encoding YycC family protein, giving the protein MSKPLQISPETAIKLSEQLKVPIEHLMHMPRHILLQKLAELAAGEQAAGGHSPADANSKKEDPTA; this is encoded by the coding sequence ATGTCCAAGCCGTTGCAAATATCGCCCGAGACCGCCATCAAGCTTTCCGAGCAGTTAAAGGTTCCCATCGAGCATCTGATGCATATGCCGCGCCATATTTTGCTGCAGAAGCTCGCTGAGCTCGCTGCCGGGGAGCAAGCTGCGGGCGGGCACAGCCCAGCAGATGCGAACAGCAAAAAAGAGGACCCGACAGCGTGA
- a CDS encoding M3 family oligoendopeptidase: MKKIPIRWNLDTIYAGGSESPAFHSELTGLERDVAALGGSLDESSKQEVSKEIVLSWTAQMQSILLRLRESESYVSCLMAQDVKDTKAVGCNDRVKSLAAAFTGVLSAFDAQLRLIDDVQWKAWLGEGELSELAYNLNERRELAKEKLAPEQEALISELAVDGYHGWGDLYNTIVGRARFASIDEQGQEQWLSAGQMHNRLTSSDKAMREASFREWEREWGEQAELCAEGLNRIAGFRLKLYDKRGWSDVLKEPLAIGRMSKATLDAMWSAVEAGKPELIKYLKRKAELLGTEKLAWPDVEAPLGAAARKISYEEAAAFIVERFRAFNPDMAEFAVSAFEEGWIEAEDRGGKRPGGFCTSLPKSRQTRIFMTFSGTADNVATLAHELGHAYHQHVMDDLPPLQQEYAMNVAETASTFAELIVADSALKLAQDPQERLALLEDKLSRSVAFFMNIHARYLFETAFYEQRRSGMLSVPELNELMEQAQQQAFCGVLGSTHPTFWASKLHFYLTDVPFYNFPYTFGYLFSNGIYARALEEGPAFADRYIQLLRDTGRMDVEELAAAHLGVRLDDASFWGEAVRRCTADVQAFLEMTDGSGEAVQP, translated from the coding sequence ATGAAGAAGATCCCGATACGATGGAATCTGGATACGATCTATGCAGGCGGGTCGGAATCTCCGGCCTTCCATAGCGAGCTGACAGGTCTGGAGCGCGATGTTGCCGCACTGGGCGGCTCGCTGGACGAGTCTAGCAAGCAGGAGGTGTCTAAGGAGATCGTGCTGTCGTGGACAGCACAAATGCAGTCGATTCTGCTGCGGCTCCGTGAGTCCGAGTCCTATGTGTCCTGTCTGATGGCTCAAGATGTGAAGGATACGAAGGCGGTTGGATGTAACGATCGCGTGAAATCTTTGGCTGCGGCCTTCACGGGCGTGCTGTCGGCTTTCGATGCGCAGTTGCGCCTCATTGATGATGTACAGTGGAAGGCGTGGTTGGGCGAGGGTGAGCTGAGTGAGCTGGCTTATAATCTGAATGAGCGGCGCGAGCTGGCGAAGGAGAAGCTGGCTCCGGAGCAGGAAGCGCTCATTAGCGAGCTGGCGGTGGATGGTTATCACGGCTGGGGCGACCTGTATAATACGATCGTAGGTCGTGCCCGCTTTGCCAGCATCGATGAGCAAGGCCAGGAGCAATGGCTGTCCGCAGGGCAGATGCATAATCGGCTGACGAGCAGTGACAAAGCGATGAGAGAGGCGTCATTTCGGGAGTGGGAGCGCGAATGGGGCGAGCAAGCCGAGCTCTGCGCCGAGGGACTGAATCGGATCGCCGGCTTCCGGCTGAAGCTGTATGACAAGCGCGGTTGGAGCGATGTGCTGAAGGAGCCGCTGGCGATCGGACGCATGAGCAAGGCGACACTGGATGCGATGTGGTCGGCGGTGGAGGCAGGCAAGCCGGAGCTGATCAAGTATCTGAAGCGCAAGGCGGAGCTGCTCGGCACGGAGAAGCTGGCTTGGCCTGATGTGGAGGCGCCGCTCGGCGCTGCGGCGCGCAAGATATCCTATGAGGAGGCGGCGGCCTTCATCGTGGAACGGTTCCGCGCCTTCAATCCCGACATGGCTGAATTCGCAGTGAGTGCCTTCGAGGAAGGCTGGATCGAGGCGGAGGATCGGGGCGGCAAGCGACCGGGCGGCTTCTGCACCTCGCTCCCCAAGAGTCGTCAGACCCGCATCTTCATGACATTCTCAGGAACCGCTGATAATGTCGCTACGCTGGCCCATGAGCTGGGTCATGCCTATCACCAGCATGTGATGGATGACCTGCCGCCGCTCCAGCAGGAGTATGCAATGAATGTGGCGGAGACCGCCTCGACCTTTGCAGAGCTGATCGTCGCGGATTCAGCGCTCAAGCTGGCGCAAGATCCGCAGGAGAGGCTTGCGCTGCTGGAGGATAAGCTGAGCCGCTCTGTCGCTTTCTTCATGAACATTCATGCGCGTTATTTATTTGAGACGGCATTCTATGAGCAGCGGCGCAGCGGCATGCTGTCCGTGCCGGAGCTCAATGAGCTGATGGAGCAGGCGCAGCAGCAGGCGTTCTGCGGTGTGCTGGGCAGCACGCACCCGACCTTTTGGGCGTCGAAGCTGCATTTTTATCTGACAGATGTGCCGTTCTACAATTTCCCGTACACCTTCGGCTATCTGTTCAGCAACGGCATCTATGCGCGGGCACTGGAAGAAGGGCCGGCATTTGCAGACCGGTATATCCAGTTGCTGCGTGATACAGGACGGATGGATGTTGAGGAGCTGGCGGCAGCGCATCTGGGGGTACGGCTCGATGATGCTTCATTCTGGGGAGAGGCTGTGAGGCGGTGTACCGCAGATGTGCAGGCATTTCTTGAGATGACGGACGGTTCTGGAGAGGCGGTTCAGCCGTAA
- a CDS encoding sensor histidine kinase → MRLFLRDHLPLLLLQPLIIGVVLLICWLDNSRSVAVALYAIFLGLFLFAVYLVFHYASHRHYYRRLSEPASSMDQMLEPLGQAPAPQALQTLLLAQYQLLQQQLTDSQQQQNTHRLFMNQWVHQMKTPLAVIELTLQQEAASPHTASIREELDRLRTGLDTVLYAARLQSIEHDFHIKQVSLATAADQAVQECKRLFIRSLVYPSIKGDKTLLVRTDEKWLVFIIVQLLTNAIKYSAGEHKKVELVLGEQRGHAVLEVRDEGEGIPRADLRRVFEPFYTGDNGRRHREATGMGLYLVKRACDHLHHEVELESAPGQGTTVRLLFPSWEGGSRMNESPSIELDS, encoded by the coding sequence ATGAGACTGTTCTTGCGCGACCATCTTCCGCTGCTGCTGCTTCAACCGCTTATCATTGGTGTCGTGCTGCTCATCTGCTGGCTGGACAACAGCCGCAGCGTGGCAGTTGCACTGTATGCTATCTTTCTCGGCTTGTTTCTGTTCGCAGTCTATCTGGTGTTCCATTATGCGTCGCACAGACACTATTATAGACGCTTGTCTGAGCCGGCATCTTCGATGGATCAGATGCTGGAGCCGCTCGGACAAGCTCCCGCTCCGCAGGCGCTGCAGACGCTGCTGCTCGCACAATACCAGCTCTTGCAGCAGCAGTTGACCGATTCGCAGCAGCAACAAAATACGCATCGGCTATTTATGAATCAATGGGTGCATCAGATGAAGACGCCGCTTGCCGTGATCGAGCTGACCTTGCAGCAGGAAGCGGCATCGCCGCATACCGCCAGCATTCGCGAGGAGCTCGACCGTCTGCGCACCGGACTGGATACCGTATTATATGCTGCGCGACTGCAATCCATCGAGCACGATTTCCATATTAAGCAGGTATCGCTGGCCACTGCTGCCGACCAGGCCGTGCAGGAGTGCAAGCGGCTATTCATCCGCAGCCTCGTCTATCCCTCGATTAAGGGAGATAAGACGCTGCTGGTGAGAACCGATGAGAAGTGGCTCGTGTTCATCATCGTGCAGTTGCTGACCAATGCGATCAAATATTCTGCAGGAGAGCATAAAAAAGTCGAGCTTGTACTTGGCGAGCAACGTGGACATGCCGTACTGGAAGTACGGGATGAAGGCGAGGGCATCCCCCGCGCCGATCTACGCCGTGTGTTCGAGCCCTTCTACACTGGAGATAACGGAAGACGGCACCGGGAAGCAACCGGGATGGGGCTGTATCTGGTGAAGCGAGCCTGCGATCATCTGCACCATGAGGTAGAGCTGGAGTCCGCGCCGGGTCAGGGCACCACAGTCCGCCTGCTGTTCCCATCCTGGGAGGGTGGAAGCCGGATGAACGAATCCCCGTCGATTGAGCTCGATTCCTAA